In Leptospiraceae bacterium, one genomic interval encodes:
- the der gene encoding ribosome biogenesis GTPase Der produces MKKLPVVSIVGRQNVGKSTLFNCFVKQKLAITYDYPGVTRDVLSYEIDSENFIKPFTLSDTPGLDLENINDLTSSIIEVSFSHLLNSDLIIFVIDRNEIVEYDSKLIKLFLTDKRFVSKNIICVINKSDNPDNDFDLEYFYRMGLQEVIPISALGRRNLKLLFEKMNFYLAKARIGEKQNTDFSISIVGKPNSGKSSFLNSILGFNRAVVSEIPGTTRDTVHSTLKFEDKNLLIVDTAGIRKNSKSSEELEFYSYKRTLQSIEESDVIVHIIDATKGMGEYDKKIFAIIRESGKPVVLAVNKWDLIKDKDDNTFREYKKDLISRFYPTSAIPVISISALQKQRVRKVLEECVKVYEKVNTKIPTSKINQKLTEWMSEGKMGLQAKKPPKILYATQVSTTPFKLLLFVNHVDLFKKPLLSFIKSRIIEEFQLNGVQVELEIRSDRKKEKEYRE; encoded by the coding sequence TTGAAAAAATTACCCGTAGTATCTATCGTCGGAAGACAAAATGTGGGTAAATCTACATTATTCAATTGCTTCGTTAAACAAAAATTAGCGATTACTTATGATTATCCGGGCGTTACCCGCGACGTGTTGAGTTATGAAATTGATAGCGAGAATTTCATAAAACCATTTACTCTCTCAGACACGCCCGGTCTGGATTTAGAAAATATTAACGATCTAACATCTTCAATCATCGAAGTAAGTTTTAGTCATCTACTCAACTCAGACTTGATCATCTTCGTGATTGATAGAAATGAAATTGTAGAATATGACAGTAAACTAATAAAACTATTTTTGACAGACAAAAGATTTGTTTCTAAAAATATTATCTGTGTAATCAACAAGTCAGACAATCCTGATAATGATTTTGATTTGGAATATTTTTATCGAATGGGGCTACAAGAAGTTATCCCCATTTCCGCACTCGGTCGTAGAAATTTAAAGCTTCTTTTTGAAAAAATGAATTTTTACTTAGCCAAAGCAAGAATTGGCGAAAAGCAAAATACGGATTTTAGTATTAGCATTGTTGGAAAACCAAATTCGGGTAAGTCTAGTTTTTTAAATTCCATTCTTGGATTTAATCGAGCGGTTGTAAGTGAGATTCCCGGAACGACACGCGACACAGTTCATAGCACTTTAAAATTTGAAGATAAGAATTTACTCATTGTAGATACTGCGGGGATTCGAAAAAACAGTAAGTCTTCAGAAGAGTTAGAATTTTATTCTTATAAAAGAACACTTCAATCCATCGAGGAATCTGACGTAATTGTTCATATCATTGATGCAACAAAGGGAATGGGCGAGTATGATAAGAAGATATTCGCTATTATCCGCGAGAGTGGAAAGCCGGTGGTATTAGCTGTAAATAAATGGGATTTGATTAAAGACAAAGATGACAATACTTTCAGAGAATACAAGAAAGACTTAATATCAAGGTTTTATCCTACTTCTGCGATTCCTGTAATTAGTATAAGCGCCTTACAAAAACAACGGGTTCGAAAAGTTCTAGAAGAATGTGTAAAAGTTTACGAGAAGGTTAACACTAAAATACCTACATCCAAGATAAACCAGAAGCTCACTGAATGGATGTCTGAAGGTAAAATGGGGCTACAGGCAAAGAAGCCGCCCAAGATTTTATACGCAACGCAAGTTTCGACAACTCCATTCAAATTATTATTATTTGTAAACCATGTTGATTTATTTAAAAAACCACTCTTGAGTTTTATTAAGAGTAGAATCATTGAAGAATTTCAATTAAACGGTGTGCAAGTAGAATTAGAAATTAGATCAGACAGAAAAAAAGAAAAGGAATACCGTGAGTAA
- the plsY gene encoding glycerol-3-phosphate 1-O-acyltransferase PlsY, producing the protein MLFVYLTICFFLGSFPSAHIVSSIQGVDIKKTGSGNAGATNVLRSVGWKSGLIVMILDIAKGIAPFFIYPYFSVGEAFLSPEWIPLLGGFASILGHIFNPFLKFDGGKGIATSVGVYLYLLPIPCILSGLIGLGIIYWKRIASLGSILGFFLLPIIYVIYMGNSFSPKVLLFVVVNFFLVLYTHRQNIKRIIDGTELSFKNKSNGN; encoded by the coding sequence ATGCTTTTTGTATATTTGACAATTTGTTTTTTCTTAGGTTCATTTCCAAGTGCGCATATCGTTTCTTCTATCCAGGGAGTGGATATTAAGAAAACGGGAAGTGGAAACGCGGGAGCAACTAACGTTCTTAGATCAGTAGGTTGGAAGTCGGGGCTAATTGTCATGATCCTCGACATTGCGAAGGGAATTGCTCCCTTTTTTATTTATCCCTATTTTTCTGTTGGGGAAGCATTTTTGAGTCCGGAATGGATTCCCCTTCTAGGTGGTTTTGCTTCCATTCTAGGTCATATTTTTAATCCGTTTTTAAAATTCGATGGAGGGAAGGGCATTGCAACGTCGGTTGGAGTTTATCTTTATCTGCTTCCCATTCCTTGCATCTTGAGTGGACTGATTGGATTAGGAATTATTTACTGGAAACGAATTGCGTCTCTCGGCTCTATCCTTGGATTTTTCCTTTTGCCGATCATCTATGTAATTTATATGGGAAATTCTTTTTCTCCAAAGGTTTTATTGTTTGTTGTTGTAAATTTCTTTCTTGTCTTATACACACATCGACAAAATATAAAAAGAATTATTGACGGAACAGAACTAAGTTTTAAAAATAAATCAAATGGCAATTGA
- a CDS encoding CBS domain-containing protein, producing the protein MFIWVTQGLVEPYIPKVKQDSIKRINALQAGVADKSIEVGDPEDTIVITHAKTGFASDAYIDVADIYAQEKSSPKEERKQIFYARDIMTKKVQTISPDDSFAKVETLFHKEPYRHMPVIDSRSFLQGILSERDLLKFTINSLRNSLTETNQERVRDIMQTKVLSAFPETPIREIARIMFEEKVGSVPILDKEKKHLVGIVTRSDILRRVMNNPPLDLYT; encoded by the coding sequence ATGTTTATATGGGTAACGCAGGGTTTAGTAGAGCCTTATATTCCAAAGGTCAAACAAGATTCTATAAAAAGAATAAATGCACTCCAAGCTGGAGTCGCTGACAAATCAATTGAGGTCGGTGATCCAGAGGATACAATTGTTATTACACATGCCAAAACTGGTTTCGCATCCGATGCCTACATTGATGTAGCAGATATTTATGCACAGGAAAAATCTTCTCCCAAAGAAGAGCGCAAACAAATTTTCTACGCACGTGATATCATGACAAAAAAAGTCCAGACTATTTCGCCTGACGATTCTTTTGCTAAAGTAGAAACGCTATTTCACAAAGAGCCATATAGACATATGCCTGTGATTGATTCACGTTCTTTCTTACAGGGAATTCTTTCCGAGAGAGATTTGTTAAAGTTTACAATCAATTCTCTTCGAAATTCTCTGACTGAAACCAACCAAGAGCGTGTAAGAGATATTATGCAAACTAAAGTTCTTTCTGCATTTCCAGAAACTCCCATCAGAGAAATCGCTCGAATCATGTTCGAAGAAAAAGTGGGCTCGGTTCCAATTCTTGACAAAGAAAAAAAACATCTAGTAGGAATCGTAACAAGAAGCGATATACTCAGGCGGGTAATGAACAATCCACCACTAGACCTTTATACCTAA
- the mfd gene encoding transcription-repair coupling factor: MKDLLSKYVKKLSETDFELAYKKKGQFKFYGIPDSAVSFLASAIYLYQNKKSAIVISATNTDSEALFREALSFLPKENIAYFPGPEVIPYDYARYSRELKIDRINTLARILSGERILLFTSAIGFLKTLPPASILMGKSLNLKTGDEIDQTDLLQSLVALGYVREEICEEYGKFSVKGGVVDVYSPLFTDPVRLDFFGDTLESIKSFDSSTQRSISELEKVSLLPVDEFLLSKKEWEHYQKEIELRGKGLKKPDMEISHHTALEELIPVVHEPHGILDYFKTPPLILFQRQNEVVDKVFQIEREYKSLYEKRKTDIICLEPEKLISFQNEYTVLTSKKEISFHLIRPSELKDNEVILPITETDSFKGKIRDVREKMEAMKEDSILLITSSFHAQTERLKGLFEKENIKILNEASDEPEVVQFPTSPGAYLVLSELKNGFILPDEKIHIWTENDIFGRSYKRKSRFKKTSSRAIQSFIDLKEGDHVVHINHGIGRFVKIEKVTADSKIRDFLKLEYSGGDTLFVPLDQISLVQRYVGGSDNPVLDSLGRGTWKKKKERAQGVIDVLAEELLVMYSNRMKLQGYSFPKDTIWQEEFEAEFEYEETPDQLSAIEAVKADMESPRPMDRLVCGDVGYGKTEVAIRAAFKSVMAGKQVLFIAPTTILALQHYNTFNQRFENYPVKIGMVSRFRSPKEVKESIAQFTSGELDLLIGTHALLSGTIKPKNLGLLIIDEEQRFGVNHKEAIKKIKNLVDVLTLSATPIPRTLHMSLTGIRDLSIIETPPKNRQSVETFVLEDNEEIMKLAIEKELERGGQVFYLHNRVETIENEAKEISNLLPEISIGILHGQLGEEEVEETIMDFNNRKYDLMVTTTIIESGIDMPNVNTMIVRRADMFGLSQLYQIRGRVGRSGRKAHAYLFYPANKSMTEQAEKRLNTISEYQELGAGFKVAMRDLEIRGAGNLLGTEQSGSIMEIGFDLYVQMLNEAVSKLKQEEIAIEVRTVVNLASSFYIPEDYIPDTKQKIEFYKRFEGALHLDEMDEIAIEMEDRFGKFPEVVDTFLQLEKIRVLGSSLGFEFITEDGGDIKLKSGQHFKGDPAKIMKLIVAKEGLSIQPKEPSILRFKPKNKNEKARLKEIIALLTKISS; this comes from the coding sequence ATGAAAGATCTTTTATCTAAGTATGTAAAGAAGTTATCCGAAACTGATTTTGAATTAGCTTATAAAAAAAAGGGGCAGTTCAAATTTTACGGCATTCCTGACTCGGCAGTATCTTTTCTTGCTTCTGCCATTTATTTATACCAAAATAAAAAATCTGCGATTGTCATTTCCGCTACTAATACCGACTCAGAGGCTTTGTTTAGAGAAGCTTTGAGTTTTTTACCTAAAGAAAATATCGCTTATTTTCCCGGACCTGAAGTAATTCCCTATGATTATGCAAGGTATTCTCGCGAATTAAAGATTGATAGAATCAATACTCTCGCTCGTATTCTAAGTGGAGAGCGGATTTTGCTATTTACCTCTGCGATTGGGTTTTTAAAAACTCTTCCTCCGGCTTCGATTCTAATGGGAAAATCTCTTAACTTAAAAACGGGAGACGAAATTGACCAGACAGATTTACTTCAATCTCTAGTAGCTTTGGGTTATGTTCGTGAAGAAATCTGTGAGGAATACGGAAAGTTTTCTGTAAAAGGTGGAGTCGTTGACGTTTACTCACCGTTATTCACAGATCCAGTTCGTCTCGACTTTTTTGGAGACACACTTGAGTCCATTAAATCCTTTGACTCTAGCACACAACGTTCTATTTCTGAGTTGGAAAAAGTTTCCTTGCTGCCCGTAGATGAATTTCTGCTTTCAAAGAAAGAATGGGAACATTATCAAAAAGAAATTGAACTGCGCGGCAAAGGATTAAAAAAGCCAGACATGGAGATTTCGCATCACACTGCTCTAGAAGAATTGATTCCAGTCGTTCACGAGCCACATGGTATACTAGATTATTTTAAAACTCCGCCTCTGATATTATTTCAAAGGCAAAATGAAGTAGTCGATAAAGTATTTCAAATTGAAAGAGAATACAAGTCTCTGTATGAAAAGCGCAAAACAGATATTATCTGCTTAGAGCCTGAAAAATTAATTTCTTTTCAAAACGAATACACTGTATTAACCTCTAAAAAAGAAATTAGCTTTCATTTAATTCGTCCGAGTGAATTAAAAGACAATGAAGTAATTTTGCCAATCACAGAAACCGATTCATTCAAAGGGAAAATTCGTGACGTAAGAGAAAAAATGGAAGCAATGAAAGAAGACTCGATTTTACTTATCACATCTTCTTTTCATGCTCAGACAGAAAGACTAAAAGGGCTTTTTGAAAAAGAAAATATTAAAATCTTAAACGAAGCTTCAGATGAGCCAGAAGTAGTTCAATTTCCTACAAGTCCGGGCGCATACCTAGTATTATCCGAGCTTAAGAATGGATTTATTTTGCCGGATGAAAAGATTCATATCTGGACTGAGAATGATATATTCGGACGAAGTTATAAACGTAAATCCAGATTTAAAAAAACTTCTTCTCGCGCGATACAGAGTTTTATTGATTTAAAAGAAGGAGATCATGTAGTTCATATCAATCATGGAATTGGTCGCTTTGTAAAAATCGAGAAAGTAACTGCTGATTCTAAGATTCGAGATTTCTTAAAATTAGAATATTCCGGAGGGGATACTCTCTTTGTGCCGCTCGATCAAATTTCTCTTGTGCAAAGATATGTAGGTGGCTCTGATAATCCAGTTCTAGATAGCCTCGGAAGAGGAACCTGGAAAAAGAAAAAGGAAAGAGCACAGGGAGTCATTGATGTTTTAGCGGAAGAATTACTTGTAATGTATTCGAATCGAATGAAATTACAGGGCTATAGTTTTCCTAAAGATACGATTTGGCAAGAAGAGTTTGAAGCAGAGTTTGAATACGAAGAAACTCCAGACCAACTCAGTGCTATAGAAGCAGTGAAGGCTGATATGGAGTCACCGCGACCAATGGATAGACTTGTCTGCGGAGATGTTGGTTACGGCAAAACGGAAGTAGCCATTCGCGCCGCTTTTAAATCAGTGATGGCGGGTAAACAGGTGTTATTCATTGCTCCGACTACAATTCTTGCCTTACAGCACTACAATACTTTTAATCAGAGATTTGAAAATTATCCTGTAAAAATAGGAATGGTTTCACGCTTTCGTTCTCCAAAGGAAGTAAAGGAGTCTATTGCTCAATTTACGAGCGGAGAATTGGATTTACTCATCGGGACTCATGCTCTTCTTTCAGGAACGATTAAACCTAAAAATCTAGGACTACTCATTATTGACGAAGAGCAGCGATTCGGTGTTAACCACAAAGAAGCGATTAAAAAAATAAAAAATCTAGTCGATGTATTAACACTTAGTGCAACTCCCATTCCTAGAACACTTCATATGTCTCTCACCGGCATACGCGACTTATCCATTATCGAGACACCTCCCAAGAATAGACAGAGCGTTGAAACTTTTGTTCTAGAAGACAACGAAGAAATTATGAAGCTCGCCATTGAAAAAGAATTAGAACGTGGTGGACAGGTTTTTTATTTGCACAATCGTGTTGAGACAATTGAAAACGAGGCAAAAGAAATTTCAAATCTTCTACCAGAAATTTCAATTGGAATTTTACACGGACAACTCGGGGAAGAAGAAGTGGAAGAAACCATTATGGATTTTAATAATCGAAAGTATGATTTAATGGTGACTACTACAATTATAGAATCAGGAATCGATATGCCTAATGTAAATACAATGATCGTTCGTCGAGCGGATATGTTTGGTTTGTCGCAACTCTATCAGATTCGCGGAAGAGTTGGTAGAAGTGGAAGAAAAGCTCACGCTTATTTATTTTATCCCGCAAATAAATCAATGACCGAGCAAGCAGAGAAAAGGCTCAATACAATTTCCGAATACCAGGAATTAGGCGCTGGATTCAAAGTTGCGATGAGAGATTTGGAAATTAGGGGAGCAGGAAATTTACTCGGAACAGAGCAGAGTGGCTCTATTATGGAAATTGGATTTGATCTATATGTGCAGATGTTAAATGAAGCAGTGAGTAAACTCAAACAAGAAGAAATTGCAATTGAAGTGAGAACGGTTGTGAATCTCGCCTCTAGCTTTTACATTCCAGAAGATTATATTCCGGATACAAAGCAGAAGATTGAGTTCTACAAAAGATTTGAAGGTGCTTTGCATTTAGATGAGATGGATGAGATTGCAATTGAAATGGAAGACAGGTTTGGAAAATTTCCAGAAGTGGTGGATACATTTTTACAATTGGAAAAAATTCGTGTCCTAGGTTCTAGTCTTGGATTTGAATTTATAACGGAGGATGGGGGCGATATCAAGTTGAAATCCGGCCAGCATTTCAAAGGTGATCCCGCAAAGATCATGAAATTAATTGTTGCCAAAGAAGGACTTTCCATTCAACCCAAAGAGCCTAGCATTTTAAGATTCAAACCGAAGAATAAAAATGAAAAGGCCAGGCTAAAAGAAATCATTGCTCTTTTGACCAAGATTTCGTCCTAA
- a CDS encoding lipoprotein LipL31 — MKFKLILINLIILSVFNFVGCEDDNSSVIETLDGEKLTVKKFETTYETAIESMSRMQNVEKENLIKIVSSDIEELDEQLKSINYQFQPKNFYDNYRNMYMIKTAADKSGFTTRADIKNIVKYLEMQTISQLYITEQVEKKIKITDEDASNKCKDLREKDPRMKSVTLDRCLQIGRGVLKQEESQKILPKVLERVKEGISIKHNEKFDLEQYLKTGPSILKKDAKEKEGDKSESKPETKTEEKPVTPAPAGK, encoded by the coding sequence ATGAAATTCAAATTAATTCTAATTAATCTTATCATACTCAGTGTCTTCAATTTTGTGGGATGCGAAGATGATAATAGTAGCGTGATTGAAACGTTAGACGGCGAGAAGCTAACAGTAAAGAAATTCGAAACAACATATGAAACAGCGATTGAATCGATGAGTCGTATGCAAAATGTTGAAAAAGAAAATTTAATCAAAATTGTATCATCGGATATAGAAGAGTTAGATGAGCAGCTAAAATCAATTAACTACCAATTTCAACCAAAGAACTTTTATGATAATTACCGCAACATGTATATGATTAAGACTGCTGCGGATAAGTCTGGTTTTACCACGAGAGCAGATATAAAAAATATTGTGAAATACTTAGAAATGCAAACTATTTCTCAGCTTTATATCACTGAGCAAGTAGAGAAAAAAATTAAAATCACTGACGAAGATGCAAGCAATAAATGTAAAGACCTAAGAGAAAAAGATCCACGTATGAAATCTGTTACTCTAGACAGATGCCTGCAAATCGGAAGAGGAGTTTTAAAACAAGAAGAGTCTCAAAAAATTCTTCCAAAAGTTTTAGAAAGAGTCAAAGAAGGAATATCCATTAAGCACAATGAAAAATTTGACCTAGAACAATACTTAAAGACAGGACCTAGCATTCTTAAAAAAGATGCAAAAGAGAAAGAAGGCGATAAGTCTGAATCTAAACCTGAAACAAAAACTGAAGAAAAACCAGTCACACCAGCACCTGCTGGTAAATAG
- a CDS encoding undecaprenyl-diphosphate phosphatase — MNNYINLILRSIIESITEFLPVSSTGHLFLFTSFFPFEGLEDGASFDDLFDIFIQSGAILSVLVLYRNFFFEKTKATLQYALGQSKDDSGFQFFLNIAIGSFPVLLFGFAFKSILDTIKASEYLLFILGFSWLAGGIAIVFVEKKLQSMHSDSTVASSSLSFKQAITIGICQCLALIPGVSRSAMTIITARLLGLPKKTSAEYSFFLAVPVLIAASLYKLYKYRDLLHGDSLILLSIGFILTFIFCMGIIKWFIAFIQKNSFSSFGYYRILLGIIVVAYYLFRR, encoded by the coding sequence ATGAACAATTACATAAATTTAATCCTTAGAAGTATTATTGAATCTATAACTGAGTTTTTGCCTGTATCCTCTACGGGGCATTTATTCTTATTCACTTCCTTTTTTCCTTTTGAGGGATTAGAAGATGGAGCTAGCTTTGATGATTTGTTTGATATATTCATTCAGAGTGGAGCCATTCTTTCTGTCCTTGTTTTGTATCGTAATTTCTTTTTTGAAAAGACAAAGGCTACTCTTCAGTATGCGCTAGGACAGTCGAAGGATGATTCGGGCTTTCAATTTTTTTTAAATATTGCAATTGGATCTTTTCCTGTTTTATTGTTTGGCTTTGCATTTAAAAGTATTCTAGACACGATTAAAGCGAGTGAGTATTTACTTTTCATTTTGGGTTTCTCTTGGTTAGCCGGAGGAATTGCAATCGTATTCGTAGAAAAAAAATTACAGTCAATGCATTCAGATTCTACAGTAGCTTCTTCTTCTCTCAGCTTTAAGCAGGCTATTACGATTGGAATTTGTCAATGTCTGGCTCTCATTCCAGGCGTTTCTAGATCTGCAATGACTATTATAACTGCGAGGCTTTTGGGTTTGCCCAAAAAAACATCTGCCGAGTATTCTTTCTTCTTAGCGGTTCCTGTGCTCATAGCGGCTAGTTTATATAAGCTGTATAAATATAGAGACTTACTTCATGGGGATAGTTTGATTTTACTGTCGATTGGCTTTATTTTGACATTTATCTTTTGTATGGGAATTATCAAGTGGTTTATCGCATTTATCCAGAAGAATAGTTTTTCTAGCTTTGGATACTATCGCATTCTTCTTGGAATTATTGTCGTTGCTTATTATTTATTTCGCAGGTAA
- a CDS encoding STAS domain-containing protein gives MKLEKTIHENLAIVGLEGYLDMGTFREFELYIQDLVTAPIQNVGIDLSKCRAIDSSGMGCILRIMNNLKGKNKKLTLLDVPSNIKGILKISQIDKYLKIISTSEFKSENS, from the coding sequence ATGAAATTAGAAAAAACCATTCATGAAAATCTAGCCATTGTAGGACTCGAAGGTTACTTAGACATGGGCACATTTCGAGAATTTGAATTATATATACAGGATTTGGTTACAGCACCAATTCAAAATGTTGGTATTGATCTTTCTAAGTGTAGAGCTATTGACTCTTCTGGAATGGGATGTATTCTTCGCATCATGAACAATCTAAAAGGTAAAAACAAAAAGCTAACTCTATTAGATGTGCCTTCCAATATAAAGGGAATTCTGAAAATTAGCCAGATAGACAAATACTTAAAGATAATCTCAACTAGCGAATTTAAAAGTGAAAATTCCTAA
- a CDS encoding adenylate/guanylate cyclase domain-containing protein: MSLTLAEFLSIYPWDEKYLLNKPKRLDWIWSFDLAISADALWSFVSDTSRLNKAMGLSEMNFVEKNGVLYGNTTNAGIRLEWVEIPWTWVASNHLISIREYSKGFAHTVKAIYHFERISEEATRLYVYLGWVPRSLLSRLLLVISENSIRKKYASILGEIERISKARTIQYQLPVREEENKISNPSVVFKITEELLQKKISKDLIHKLIDFIEYGNELDLYRIRVLELASRWGVKERDLLVACMYATRAGLLTISWDVICPHCRGTRLEIGTLYDVPSKSNCEACEIEYENDSENSIEITFHVHPSIRNVAKVFFCSAEPAKKPHIKLQKYLAPKEIIEANINLGIGIYRLRIKGNTQTGSLSITDAESANRVNWSNEGNQNYLSGKNPFVRITNTDDKPRLFTIEETSWDPFVLRPAYIFSLQEFHDLFSAESISSDLKLELGLQTVLFTDIVGSSSLYEEQGDSKTFVQVKKHFEEINIFVKENEGAIIKTIGDAVMAAFPSPKGAIETAMALLKTFNGKNMNRIRLRVSIHYGQCIAVNLNSGIDYFGKTVNIAAKIQKLAGASQIVFTKEYKENPDVDFFLESNNIILEELKYEIPGMKDQFTIYRINAGNL, encoded by the coding sequence ATGAGTTTAACATTAGCTGAATTTCTATCGATCTATCCATGGGATGAGAAGTATCTCTTAAATAAACCAAAACGTCTAGACTGGATCTGGTCATTTGATTTAGCAATTTCAGCAGATGCCCTTTGGTCATTTGTAAGTGATACTTCCAGGCTTAATAAAGCGATGGGTTTAAGCGAAATGAATTTTGTTGAAAAAAACGGAGTCCTTTACGGAAATACAACTAATGCAGGCATTCGACTTGAATGGGTTGAAATTCCCTGGACATGGGTTGCTTCAAATCACCTCATCAGTATTCGTGAGTATAGCAAAGGCTTTGCGCATACGGTAAAAGCCATTTATCATTTTGAAAGAATTTCAGAGGAAGCGACTCGTTTGTATGTCTATTTGGGTTGGGTGCCAAGAAGTTTATTATCTCGGCTACTCCTTGTTATCTCCGAAAATTCCATCAGAAAGAAATACGCTTCTATTTTAGGAGAGATTGAAAGAATTTCTAAAGCTAGAACTATTCAGTATCAATTACCTGTTCGAGAAGAAGAGAATAAGATAAGTAATCCTTCTGTTGTTTTTAAAATTACAGAGGAATTATTGCAAAAAAAAATTTCGAAAGATTTGATTCACAAGCTTATTGATTTTATTGAATATGGAAATGAATTAGACCTATATAGAATTCGAGTTTTGGAATTGGCCTCTCGATGGGGCGTAAAAGAAAGAGACTTACTCGTTGCCTGCATGTATGCTACTCGTGCGGGGTTACTCACGATTAGCTGGGATGTGATTTGTCCTCACTGCCGAGGAACACGTTTGGAAATTGGAACTCTTTATGATGTTCCCAGCAAATCGAATTGTGAGGCTTGCGAAATAGAATACGAAAACGATTCAGAGAATTCAATAGAAATAACATTCCATGTGCATCCTTCCATTCGAAATGTGGCAAAGGTATTCTTTTGTAGTGCAGAGCCAGCGAAGAAGCCTCATATAAAACTACAAAAATATCTCGCACCAAAAGAAATAATAGAGGCTAATATAAATCTTGGTATCGGAATTTACAGACTTAGAATCAAAGGAAATACCCAAACAGGAAGTTTAAGTATTACTGATGCAGAATCTGCAAATAGAGTAAATTGGTCAAATGAGGGTAATCAAAATTATCTCTCCGGTAAAAATCCATTTGTGCGGATAACGAATACAGACGATAAGCCACGGCTATTTACAATTGAAGAGACATCCTGGGATCCTTTTGTTCTTAGACCTGCTTATATTTTTAGCTTACAGGAATTTCACGATTTGTTTTCGGCAGAATCTATTTCGAGTGATTTAAAACTAGAACTAGGTCTTCAAACAGTATTATTCACTGACATTGTAGGCTCTTCTAGTCTCTATGAGGAGCAAGGAGATTCAAAGACTTTTGTGCAAGTGAAAAAGCATTTCGAAGAAATAAATATTTTTGTAAAGGAAAATGAAGGTGCGATTATAAAGACGATAGGCGACGCGGTAATGGCAGCTTTTCCTTCTCCGAAAGGAGCTATTGAAACAGCAATGGCTTTGCTAAAAACTTTTAATGGCAAGAATATGAATAGAATTCGCTTGAGAGTGTCAATTCATTATGGTCAATGCATTGCCGTAAATTTAAATAGTGGAATTGATTATTTCGGTAAAACTGTAAACATCGCAGCCAAGATTCAAAAATTAGCCGGAGCTTCTCAAATAGTTTTTACGAAAGAATATAAAGAAAATCCTGACGTAGATTTTTTTCTGGAGTCTAACAACATTATACTCGAAGAATTAAAATATGAAATTCCTGGAATGAAAGACCAATTTACAATTTATAGAATCAATGCTGGAAACCTTTAA